The following proteins are co-located in the Billgrantia tianxiuensis genome:
- a CDS encoding M4 family metallopeptidase produces MTDLPAACARHFLPPYLLERIASGGSSRLSECARHTLLVDGRFRARAGAVALPQGSARRGEPARYVYSAEQQQTLPGTLVRREGEGDSGDPAVDEAYRGLGATYRLFWEAYERHSIDDDGMALLATVHYGQDYENAFWDGRQMVFGDGDGELFNRFTIALDIVAHELSHGVIQHEAALAYVGQSGALNESLCDVFGSLVKQRELGQSVDEADWLIGEGLFTDRIVGSALRSMAKPGSAYDDPLLGRDPQPGHMDAFVVTEADNGGVHINSGIPNRAFHLVAMALGGHAWERAGRIWYDTLIDTRLRQDSDFVAFASLTVDNAERRFGAASTEAETVREGWRGVGVLLP; encoded by the coding sequence ATGACCGACTTGCCCGCTGCCTGTGCTAGGCATTTTCTACCACCCTACCTGCTAGAGCGCATCGCCAGCGGTGGCTCTTCCCGCCTGAGCGAATGTGCTCGGCATACCCTGCTGGTCGACGGTCGGTTTCGCGCCCGTGCGGGAGCCGTTGCCCTGCCTCAGGGCAGCGCCCGGCGCGGCGAGCCGGCTCGCTACGTGTATTCCGCCGAGCAGCAGCAGACCCTGCCCGGCACGCTGGTGAGGCGCGAAGGGGAGGGCGACAGCGGCGACCCGGCCGTCGACGAGGCCTATCGAGGCCTGGGGGCGACCTATCGGCTGTTCTGGGAAGCCTACGAGCGCCACTCCATCGACGATGACGGCATGGCGCTGCTGGCCACGGTGCACTATGGCCAGGATTACGAGAACGCCTTCTGGGACGGTCGCCAGATGGTGTTCGGCGATGGCGACGGCGAACTGTTCAATCGCTTCACCATCGCGCTGGATATCGTTGCCCATGAATTGAGCCATGGGGTCATCCAGCATGAAGCCGCGCTGGCCTACGTGGGGCAATCGGGGGCGCTGAACGAGTCGCTGTGCGACGTGTTCGGCAGTCTGGTCAAGCAGCGCGAACTGGGTCAGAGCGTCGACGAGGCGGACTGGCTGATTGGCGAGGGGCTGTTCACCGACCGGATCGTCGGCAGTGCCCTGCGCTCCATGGCGAAGCCGGGGAGCGCCTACGACGACCCGCTGCTGGGGCGCGACCCGCAGCCCGGCCACATGGACGCTTTCGTGGTCACCGAAGCGGACAATGGCGGGGTACACATCAATTCGGGCATTCCCAACCGGGCCTTTCATCTTGTGGCAATGGCACTGGGTGGTCATGCCTGGGAGCGGGCCGGTCGGATCTGGTACGACACTCTGATCGACACCCGACTCCGTCAGGACAGTGACTTCGTCGCCTTTGCCAGCCTGACGGTGGACAATGCCGAGCGGCGCTTCGGGGCGGCGAGTACGGAAGCCGAAACGGTGCGCGAAGGCTGGCGAGGCGTGGGGGTATTGCTGCCATGA
- a CDS encoding protealysin inhibitor emfourin: MSQPPHLTPDNVVRLRREGGLAHFPGLARPRCIDCARCSEAQRDELWRLLSYAEASAGQGGAPGADRRRFCLRVEDASGASIWSVTVAEEVVPPGLLEWWRRADIQAENGGES, from the coding sequence ATGAGCCAACCGCCTCACTTGACTCCGGACAACGTGGTTCGGCTGCGACGAGAAGGGGGATTGGCCCACTTTCCCGGCTTGGCGCGGCCACGCTGCATTGATTGCGCCCGCTGCAGCGAGGCCCAGCGTGACGAGCTGTGGCGCTTGTTGTCCTATGCAGAAGCCAGCGCCGGCCAGGGCGGAGCGCCCGGTGCCGATCGGCGACGCTTCTGCCTGCGCGTGGAGGATGCCAGCGGCGCTTCGATATGGAGCGTGACGGTGGCCGAGGAAGTGGTGCCTCCGGGTCTGCTGGAGTGGTGGCGACGAGCCGACATCCAAGCGGAAAACGGCGGTGAGTCTTGA
- the parE gene encoding DNA topoisomerase IV subunit B, whose amino-acid sequence MTQYSASSIEVLSGLDPVRKRPGMYTDTTRPNHLAQEVIDNSVDEALAGHAREVTVRLLEDGGIEVADDGRGMPIDIHPEHGVSGIELILTRLHAGGKFSQSSYRFSGGLHGVGVSVVNALSRRLEVEVMRDGARHAMAFEHGDKVSELAEIGSVAKRTTGTLVRFWPDESYFDSPKLAMGRLKHLLRAKAVLCPGLKVTLVETDGAESVWQYEDGLRDYLAQATDGFEVLPVSPLVGHFADDEQAVDWAVQWLPEGGETLMESYVNLIPTPQGGTHVNGLRSGLLEALREFCEYRNLLPRGVKLTAEDLWERVAYVLSVKMLDPQFAGQTKERLSSRTVAAFVSSVVKDAFSLWLNHHVDQAEALAELVISAAQRRQKSAKKVARKKVTAGPALPGKLADCSGQDPAQGELFLVEGDSAGGSAKQARNRETQAILPLRGKILNTWEVDSHDIYGSQEVHDIAVAVGMDPGSDDLTQLRYHKICILADADSDGLHIATLLCALFVRHFPALVDAGHVYVAMPPLYRIDLGKEVHYALDESEKAAILRKLEGKRGTPNVQRFKGLGEMSPLQLRETTMAVETRRLVQLTREVGDGTMEMMDMLLAKKRAADRKSWLEDYGNLADIEV is encoded by the coding sequence ATGACACAGTACAGTGCCAGCTCAATCGAAGTACTCTCCGGTCTCGATCCGGTGCGCAAGCGCCCCGGCATGTACACCGACACCACCCGCCCCAACCATCTGGCCCAGGAAGTCATCGACAACAGCGTCGACGAGGCGCTGGCCGGCCATGCCCGGGAAGTCACCGTACGCCTACTGGAGGATGGCGGTATCGAAGTGGCCGACGACGGCCGCGGCATGCCCATCGACATCCATCCCGAGCACGGCGTCTCCGGGATCGAGCTGATCCTCACCCGGCTGCATGCCGGCGGCAAGTTCTCCCAGTCCAGCTATCGCTTCTCCGGCGGTCTGCACGGCGTCGGGGTGTCGGTGGTGAACGCCCTGTCGCGGCGCCTGGAGGTCGAGGTGATGCGCGACGGCGCCCGTCACGCCATGGCCTTCGAGCATGGCGACAAGGTCTCGGAGCTGGCCGAGATCGGCAGCGTGGCCAAGCGCACCACCGGTACCCTGGTGCGCTTCTGGCCCGACGAGTCCTACTTCGACAGCCCGAAACTGGCCATGGGCCGGCTCAAGCACCTGCTGCGGGCCAAGGCGGTGCTCTGCCCGGGGCTCAAGGTCACCCTGGTGGAAACCGACGGCGCCGAGAGCGTGTGGCAGTACGAGGATGGCCTACGCGACTACCTGGCCCAGGCCACCGACGGCTTCGAGGTGCTGCCGGTCTCACCCCTGGTAGGCCACTTCGCCGACGACGAGCAGGCCGTGGACTGGGCGGTGCAGTGGCTCCCCGAAGGCGGCGAGACGCTGATGGAGAGCTACGTCAACCTGATCCCCACGCCCCAGGGCGGCACCCATGTCAACGGGCTGCGCTCGGGGCTGCTCGAGGCGCTGCGCGAGTTTTGCGAATACCGCAACCTGCTGCCGCGGGGCGTCAAGCTCACCGCGGAGGACCTGTGGGAGCGTGTCGCCTACGTGCTCTCGGTGAAGATGCTCGACCCGCAGTTCGCCGGCCAGACCAAGGAGCGTCTCTCCTCGCGCACGGTGGCGGCGTTCGTCTCCAGCGTGGTGAAGGACGCCTTCTCGCTGTGGCTCAACCATCACGTCGACCAGGCTGAGGCGCTGGCCGAGCTGGTCATCAGCGCCGCCCAGCGGCGCCAGAAGAGCGCCAAGAAAGTGGCGCGCAAAAAGGTCACCGCCGGCCCCGCGCTGCCGGGCAAGCTGGCCGACTGCTCCGGCCAGGACCCGGCCCAGGGCGAGCTGTTCCTGGTCGAGGGCGACTCGGCCGGCGGCAGCGCCAAGCAGGCGCGCAACCGCGAGACCCAGGCGATCCTGCCGCTGCGCGGCAAGATCCTCAACACCTGGGAAGTCGACAGCCACGACATCTACGGCTCCCAGGAGGTCCACGACATCGCCGTGGCGGTGGGCATGGACCCGGGCAGCGATGACCTGACCCAGCTGCGCTACCACAAGATCTGCATCCTCGCCGACGCCGACTCCGACGGCCTGCACATCGCCACGCTGCTGTGCGCGCTGTTCGTGCGTCACTTCCCGGCGCTGGTGGACGCCGGCCACGTCTACGTCGCCATGCCGCCGCTCTACCGCATCGACCTGGGCAAGGAGGTGCACTATGCCCTGGACGAGAGCGAGAAGGCGGCGATCCTGCGCAAGCTCGAGGGCAAGCGCGGCACGCCCAACGTGCAGCGCTTCAAGGGCCTCGGCGAGATGAGCCCGCTGCAGCTGCGCGAGACCACCATGGCGGTGGAGACCCGACGCCTGGTGCAGCTCACCCGCGAGGTCGGCGACGGCACCATGGAGATGATGGACATGCTACTGGCCAAGAAACGCGCCGCCGACCGCAAGAGCTGGCTCGAAGATTATGGCAACCTGGCGGATATCGAAGTCTGA
- a CDS encoding TIGR02647 family protein: MAQAHFTAELLDELNLLCLYNLDTSQEGIKVHSNAAPEAVAAASRLHAKGLVTQADGGYLTPRGREAAHYAQELAGLLNPAELTT; encoded by the coding sequence ATGGCCCAAGCGCATTTCACCGCCGAGCTGCTGGACGAGCTGAACCTGCTCTGCCTGTACAACCTCGACACCAGCCAGGAGGGCATCAAGGTGCACTCCAATGCCGCGCCGGAAGCGGTCGCTGCCGCCTCGCGGCTGCATGCCAAGGGCCTGGTGACCCAGGCCGACGGTGGCTATCTGACTCCGCGCGGCCGTGAGGCCGCCCACTACGCCCAGGAACTCGCCGGGTTGCTGAACCCCGCCGAACTGACGACATGA
- a CDS encoding YqiA/YcfP family alpha/beta fold hydrolase, whose protein sequence is MAPLPASGLLYLHGFNSGYGSPKAALMRAACAEVALPCETPQLPHRPAAALKMAEALLKALGPSPLLVGSSMGGFLVTCLAERHGLPAVLVNPAVRPARLVGEWVGEAFVNEHTGERFVIETAHREELVELTPQRVCPERYLLLLGTADETLDPADAFALYRGARTVLHPGGDHVFGMLESYLPAVLAHGGHCLPPGRVVTEMREQ, encoded by the coding sequence TTGGCTCCGCTGCCCGCCAGCGGCCTGCTCTACCTGCATGGCTTCAATAGTGGCTATGGTTCGCCCAAGGCAGCGCTGATGCGAGCCGCCTGTGCGGAGGTGGCGCTGCCCTGCGAGACGCCCCAGTTGCCGCATCGTCCTGCGGCCGCGCTGAAGATGGCCGAAGCGCTGCTGAAGGCGTTGGGGCCGAGTCCGCTGCTGGTCGGTAGCTCCATGGGGGGCTTTCTGGTCACTTGCCTGGCCGAACGCCATGGGCTCCCGGCGGTGCTGGTCAATCCCGCGGTGCGGCCGGCGCGGCTGGTGGGGGAGTGGGTAGGCGAGGCCTTCGTCAATGAGCATACCGGTGAGCGTTTCGTCATCGAGACGGCCCATCGCGAGGAGCTGGTCGAACTGACGCCGCAGCGCGTGTGCCCCGAGCGCTACCTGCTGCTGCTGGGAACCGCCGACGAGACGCTCGATCCGGCGGATGCCTTCGCGCTCTACCGCGGCGCCCGGACCGTCCTGCATCCCGGCGGCGATCATGTGTTCGGCATGCTGGAGAGCTACCTGCCGGCCGTGCTCGCCCATGGCGGACACTGCCTGCCACCGGGGCGCGTGGTGACCGAAATGCGGGAGCAATGA
- the serB gene encoding phosphoserine phosphatase SerB, whose product MTRRLLIRATGAARPGQLAGLGQALARSGARLLDINQSVTFGMVSLEALVGLDRDSDLESALNEAGDGLGLDVQAIQVSAEDYQRWSVQASEPRLILTLLAPHLPAGILAEVGALTAEHGLTVELIHRLSGREALDGGVPPFGACVECWLRGEEVDLDILREKALALGAMHGVDIAIQEDSIWRRHRRLVCFDMDSTLIQAEVIDELARRHGVYEDVAAVTERAMRGELDFQQSFRERMAKLKGLDESVLAEIAEELPLMDGVERLMKHLKRLGYRTAILSGGFTYFARHLQEKLGFDEIHANELVIENGKVTGEVREPILDASRKAELLHEIAAREGLAMEQTIAVGDGANDLKMLAAAGLGIAFRAKPLVRSQARQSISTLGIDAVLYLMGYRQGDLEDDSRAG is encoded by the coding sequence ATGACACGACGACTGCTGATTCGCGCCACCGGCGCGGCACGACCCGGCCAGTTGGCCGGCCTGGGCCAGGCCCTGGCGCGCAGCGGCGCACGGCTGCTCGACATCAACCAGAGCGTGACCTTCGGCATGGTCTCTCTGGAAGCGCTGGTCGGGCTCGATCGCGACAGCGATCTGGAGAGCGCTCTCAACGAGGCGGGAGACGGCCTGGGACTCGACGTGCAGGCGATCCAGGTCAGCGCTGAGGACTATCAGCGCTGGAGCGTGCAGGCCAGCGAGCCGCGACTGATCCTGACCCTGCTGGCGCCGCACCTGCCTGCCGGCATCCTGGCCGAGGTAGGAGCGCTCACCGCCGAGCACGGCCTTACCGTGGAGCTGATCCACCGCCTCTCCGGTCGCGAGGCGCTGGACGGCGGCGTCCCTCCCTTCGGCGCCTGCGTGGAGTGCTGGCTGCGCGGCGAGGAGGTCGATCTCGATATCCTGCGCGAAAAAGCCCTGGCATTGGGGGCCATGCACGGGGTCGACATTGCCATTCAGGAGGACTCGATCTGGCGTCGCCATCGCCGTCTGGTCTGCTTCGACATGGACTCGACCCTGATCCAGGCCGAGGTGATCGACGAGCTGGCGCGCCGCCACGGCGTCTATGAGGACGTGGCCGCGGTCACCGAGCGGGCCATGCGCGGCGAGCTCGATTTCCAGCAGAGTTTTCGCGAGCGCATGGCCAAGCTCAAGGGGCTCGACGAATCGGTGCTGGCCGAAATCGCCGAGGAGCTGCCGCTGATGGATGGCGTCGAGCGGCTGATGAAGCACTTGAAGCGCCTGGGCTACCGTACTGCGATTCTCTCCGGCGGCTTCACCTACTTCGCCCGCCACCTGCAGGAGAAGCTCGGCTTCGATGAGATCCACGCCAACGAGCTGGTGATCGAGAACGGCAAGGTTACCGGCGAAGTGCGCGAGCCGATCCTCGACGCCAGCCGCAAGGCCGAGCTGCTGCACGAGATTGCCGCACGCGAAGGGCTTGCCATGGAGCAGACCATCGCCGTGGGCGACGGCGCCAACGATCTCAAGATGCTCGCCGCCGCCGGGCTTGGCATCGCCTTTCGTGCCAAGCCGCTGGTACGCAGCCAGGCGCGCCAGTCGATCTCGACCTTGGGCATCGATGCCGTGCTCTACCTGATGGGCTACCGCCAAGGCGACCTGGAGGACGACAGTCGGGCGGGTTGA
- a CDS encoding ion transporter: MSASFGTWRDRFERLRANKIFELTVIAIIVLSALLIGAKTYEEEVSPFQEWLLLLDVGVTVFFLVEILIRMAAEKRLLDFFKKGWNVFDFLIVTASLIPMEDSEMVLLARLLRIFRVLRLVSMIPELRMLIAALFKSIPRMGYVALLMFIIFYIYAAIGSFLFSDVDERLWGNISLAMLTLFQVATFESWATAVLYPTMEHYPYAWIFFLTFIFLNAFIFLNMMIGIVLDVMQKESIQVQLESGEGEAAELHGLRDDVRQLRDQLSRMEAMLERRER; this comes from the coding sequence ATGAGCGCTTCCTTTGGTACCTGGCGCGACCGCTTCGAGCGGCTGCGTGCCAACAAAATCTTCGAACTCACGGTGATCGCCATCATCGTGCTCTCGGCGCTGCTGATCGGTGCCAAGACCTACGAGGAAGAGGTCAGCCCCTTCCAGGAGTGGCTGCTGCTGCTCGACGTGGGGGTAACGGTTTTCTTCCTGGTGGAGATCCTGATCCGCATGGCGGCGGAGAAGCGCCTGCTCGACTTCTTCAAGAAAGGCTGGAATGTCTTCGACTTCCTGATCGTCACCGCCAGCCTGATCCCCATGGAAGACTCGGAAATGGTGCTGTTGGCGCGGCTGCTGCGCATCTTCCGCGTGCTGCGCCTGGTGTCGATGATCCCCGAGCTGCGCATGCTGATCGCGGCACTGTTCAAGTCGATCCCGCGGATGGGCTACGTGGCGCTGCTGATGTTCATCATCTTCTACATCTACGCGGCGATCGGCAGCTTCCTGTTCAGTGACGTCGACGAGCGGCTGTGGGGCAACATCTCGCTGGCCATGCTGACGCTGTTCCAGGTCGCCACCTTCGAGAGCTGGGCCACGGCGGTGCTCTACCCCACCATGGAGCACTACCCCTACGCCTGGATCTTCTTTCTCACCTTCATTTTTCTCAACGCCTTCATCTTCCTCAACATGATGATCGGCATCGTGCTCGACGTGATGCAGAAGGAGAGCATCCAGGTCCAGTTGGAGAGCGGCGAGGGGGAAGCCGCCGAGCTGCACGGCCTGCGCGATGACGTGCGTCAGCTGCGCGACCAGCTGTCACGCATGGAGGCGATGCTGGAGCGGCGCGAACGGTAG
- a CDS encoding SDR family oxidoreductase, which translates to MSEEKQPPQEQSHQPGAEYKMDPQPEYIRESYRGADKLKDKVAIITGGDSGIGRAVAVHYAREGADCVIVHLEEDTDARDTQRLVEAEGRRCLVLKGDVGEPSFCDEIVDRTLKEFGKLNIVVHNAAEQYDWDDITDIPPEQLQRTFQTNVFSHFYLTKAALPHMHEGDSIICTSSINAFKGNPTLIDYTATKGAIQGLVRSLAVPLAEKGIRVNSVAPGPVWTPLIPASFPAEKVASFGGQVPMNRAGQPSEMGPAYVYLACEESSYMSGQTLHLNGGVVLNT; encoded by the coding sequence ATGAGCGAAGAGAAGCAACCTCCCCAGGAGCAATCCCACCAACCCGGCGCCGAGTACAAGATGGACCCGCAGCCGGAGTACATCCGCGAGAGCTACCGCGGCGCCGACAAGCTCAAGGACAAGGTGGCGATCATCACCGGCGGCGACAGCGGCATCGGCCGTGCCGTGGCGGTGCACTATGCCCGCGAGGGCGCCGACTGCGTCATCGTGCACCTGGAAGAGGACACCGATGCCCGCGACACCCAGCGTCTCGTCGAGGCCGAGGGGCGGCGCTGCCTTGTACTCAAGGGCGACGTGGGCGAGCCCTCGTTCTGCGACGAGATCGTCGACAGGACACTCAAGGAGTTCGGCAAGCTCAACATCGTGGTGCACAACGCCGCCGAGCAGTACGACTGGGACGACATCACCGACATCCCGCCCGAGCAGCTGCAGCGCACCTTCCAGACCAACGTCTTCAGCCACTTCTATCTGACCAAAGCGGCCCTGCCTCACATGCACGAGGGCGACAGTATCATCTGCACCTCGTCGATCAACGCCTTCAAGGGCAACCCGACGCTGATCGACTACACCGCCACCAAGGGCGCGATCCAGGGCCTGGTGCGCTCGCTGGCGGTACCGCTGGCCGAGAAAGGGATTCGCGTCAATTCGGTGGCCCCGGGCCCGGTGTGGACGCCGCTGATCCCGGCCAGCTTTCCCGCCGAGAAGGTCGCCTCCTTCGGCGGTCAGGTGCCGATGAACCGCGCCGGCCAGCCTTCGGAGATGGGACCGGCCTACGTCTATCTGGCCTGCGAGGAGTCCTCCTACATGAGCGGCCAGACGCTGCACCTCAACGGTGGCGTGGTACTCAATACCTGA
- the parC gene encoding DNA topoisomerase IV subunit A, whose protein sequence is MTMDIQVAEGDVERLSLREYTEKAYLDYSMYVILDRALPHIGDGMKPVQRRIVYAMRELALNASAKYKKSARTVGDVLGKFHPHGDSACYEAMVLMAQPFSYRYPLVDGQGNWGSPDDPKSFAAMRYTESRLSKFAEVLLAELGQGTVDWTPNFDGTMNEPVVLPARLPHVLLNGGTGIAVGMATDIPPHNVNEVVEATCHLLRHPEATTADLMQHLPAPDFPTAAEIITSRDDLHKLYESGRGSVKLRARYTMEEGKVVVTALPYQVSGSKVLEQIAAQMQAKKLPMVDDLRDESTHEEPTRLVIEPRSNRVDIEAMMAHLFATTDLEKNIRVNLNVIGLDGRPRVMPLPDMLGEWLSFRRKTVRRRLEHRLGKVEDRLHILEGLLVAYLNIDEVIRIIREEDEPKSALMAAFGLSDRQAEAILELRLRHLAKLEEMKIRGEQDALEAERKRLKELLGSEAKLTDLIEEELREAAREHGDERRSPIVEREEAKALSEVELMGADPITVVLSEKGWIRAAKGHDIDPEGLSYKSGDRFALAARGKTNQPLVLLDDTGRAYTLAAHNLPSARSQGEPVTGRVNVVAGAHMAGLMLAPPESRYLLASDGGYGFVAKLEELIGKNKSGKAVLSVPKGCRVMAPVRVPEGEDIWVAAVSNEGRLLLFPLEQLPELAKGKGNKMIDIPGARAARREELVRDIALLPAGAGLIVHAGKRHLTLKDADLDYYRGERGRRGSKLPRGLQKVDRLESEEGR, encoded by the coding sequence ATGACCATGGATATCCAGGTGGCGGAGGGCGACGTCGAGCGCCTCTCGCTGCGCGAATACACCGAGAAGGCGTACCTCGACTACTCGATGTACGTCATCCTCGACCGGGCGCTGCCCCACATCGGCGACGGCATGAAGCCGGTGCAGCGGCGCATCGTCTACGCCATGCGCGAGCTGGCGCTGAACGCCAGCGCCAAGTACAAGAAGTCGGCGCGTACCGTCGGCGACGTGCTGGGCAAGTTCCATCCTCACGGCGACAGCGCCTGCTACGAAGCGATGGTGCTGATGGCGCAGCCGTTCAGCTACCGCTACCCGCTGGTGGACGGCCAGGGTAACTGGGGCAGCCCCGACGATCCCAAGTCGTTCGCGGCGATGCGCTACACCGAATCGCGCCTCTCGAAGTTCGCTGAGGTGCTGCTCGCCGAGCTGGGCCAGGGCACCGTCGACTGGACCCCCAACTTCGACGGCACCATGAACGAGCCGGTGGTGCTGCCGGCGCGCCTGCCTCACGTGCTGCTCAACGGCGGCACCGGCATCGCCGTGGGCATGGCCACCGACATTCCGCCGCACAACGTGAACGAAGTGGTCGAGGCTACCTGCCACCTGCTGCGCCATCCCGAGGCCACCACCGCCGACCTGATGCAGCATCTGCCGGCGCCGGACTTCCCCACCGCGGCGGAGATCATCACTTCCCGCGACGACCTGCACAAGCTCTACGAGAGCGGTCGCGGCTCGGTGAAGCTGCGTGCGCGCTACACCATGGAGGAGGGCAAGGTGGTAGTTACCGCGCTGCCCTACCAGGTCAGTGGCTCCAAGGTGCTCGAGCAGATTGCCGCCCAGATGCAGGCCAAGAAGCTGCCCATGGTCGACGACCTGCGCGACGAGTCGACCCACGAGGAGCCGACCCGGCTGGTGATCGAGCCGCGCTCCAACCGTGTCGATATCGAGGCGATGATGGCGCACCTGTTCGCCACCACCGACCTCGAGAAGAACATCCGCGTCAACCTCAACGTGATCGGCCTCGACGGCCGGCCGCGGGTGATGCCGCTGCCCGACATGCTGGGTGAATGGCTCTCCTTCCGGCGCAAGACCGTGCGTCGGCGCCTGGAGCATCGTCTGGGTAAGGTCGAGGACCGCCTGCACATCCTCGAAGGCCTGCTGGTCGCCTACCTCAACATCGACGAGGTGATCCGCATCATCCGCGAGGAGGACGAGCCCAAGAGCGCGCTGATGGCTGCCTTCGGCCTCTCCGACCGCCAGGCCGAGGCAATCCTCGAGCTGCGTCTGCGCCACCTGGCCAAGCTCGAGGAGATGAAGATCCGCGGAGAGCAGGATGCGCTCGAAGCCGAGCGCAAGCGCCTCAAGGAGCTGCTCGGCAGCGAGGCCAAGCTCACCGACCTGATCGAGGAAGAGCTGCGCGAGGCAGCCCGCGAGCACGGCGACGAGCGCCGTTCGCCCATCGTCGAGCGCGAGGAGGCCAAGGCGCTCTCCGAGGTCGAGCTGATGGGCGCCGACCCCATCACCGTGGTGCTCTCCGAGAAGGGCTGGATCCGTGCCGCCAAGGGCCACGACATCGACCCGGAAGGACTCTCCTACAAGTCCGGCGACCGCTTCGCCCTGGCCGCCCGCGGCAAGACCAACCAGCCGCTGGTGTTGCTCGACGACACCGGACGCGCCTACACCCTGGCCGCCCACAACCTGCCCAGCGCCCGTAGCCAGGGCGAGCCGGTCACCGGGCGGGTCAATGTGGTCGCCGGGGCGCACATGGCCGGGCTGATGCTGGCCCCGCCCGAGAGTCGCTACCTGCTGGCCAGCGACGGCGGCTACGGCTTCGTGGCCAAGCTCGAGGAACTGATCGGCAAGAACAAGTCGGGCAAGGCGGTGCTCTCGGTACCCAAGGGCTGCCGGGTCATGGCGCCGGTACGCGTGCCCGAGGGAGAGGACATCTGGGTGGCGGCGGTCTCCAACGAGGGGCGGCTGCTGCTGTTCCCGCTGGAGCAACTGCCCGAGCTGGCCAAGGGCAAGGGCAACAAGATGATCGACATTCCCGGAGCCCGTGCCGCGCGGCGTGAGGAACTGGTGCGCGACATCGCGCTGTTGCCCGCAGGGGCGGGGCTGATCGTGCATGCCGGCAAGCGCCACCTGACCCTCAAGGACGCCGATCTGGACTATTATCGCGGCGAACGCGGTCGACGCGGCAGCAAGCTGCCCCGCGGCCTGCAGAAGGTGGATAGACTTGAGTCGGAAGAGGGAAGATAG